GATCATCAAAGAATTCAGCAACACTATCAGGCATAGGCACCAGCGAAGATACCCGTTCTAACCCTACCGTTAATGCTATCGTGCTGATGATTAATAATGGAATCAACCAAAGCTGTATCTTATTAAAACCCAATTCAAATGATTCAGGCTGTTCTTTCTTACTTAGTCTTGCAGCATACCAGATGGTAGCGATCATAGCCGCTGTATAAGAAATGAGGTTGATGAAAGATTTGGTTAACGGGTCTAAAGGAGTTTTAGAAAAACCCACATAAAAGCCACCTATTAATCCGATTATGATCATGAATAATAGCAGCATCAGAAACAGCTTCAAAAGGGATTTTAATTCGGGGTATGCTTGATGATCCATGCTACTAATATAGTAAAATTTTGAACCCCACGTCAGCCGCGGGGTTCAAAGTACATTTAATTGATCAGGGTCAGGACATCGATAGTGATTTCGGCTTTGCCTGCTATGCTTTCCACCAGTTCTTTGAAGTGAGCGGTAGAATTATGAAAATCAATAGCTGCCTGAGATTTCCATTCTTCAAGAATGACTATTATGTCAGGATTTGACACATGTGCTGTCACGTCATAGTATATATTTCCGTCTTCGGCCCTTGACAGTTCGGCACATTTCAAAATACTGGCTAATACTGCTTCTTTGTTGGCAGGAGTGACTTTAAACTTCGCAACGATTTTTATACTTTTCATTCTGCTGATGTTTCTTTGCGCTTATTGCGCAAAATGTATGCTACAATATAAGATGTCATATTCTTTTTTTCAATGGTAACTATCGATATTAGCGATAAGTATTTGTAAATTTAAGTATGAAACTGAGATTGCTCCTTCTCGTCTGCGCGTTTTTCATTACTGTAGGTGGGCAGGCTCAAAATAAGATAATAGTGGCTGTCGCGGCTAATATGCAATATACCATTGAGGCGTTAAAGACGGCCTTTAACAAGGGGAATAAGGCTGAAATTGAGGTGGTATCAGGCGCTTCGGGAAAGTTGGCCCAGCAGATCATTGCAGGGGCTCCTTTTGATATTTTTATATCTGCGGATACGGCATTTCCTGCCAGGGTACAGGCTGCTGGTTTGGCAGTGGCACCACCAAGGACTTATGCGCAGGGGATCCTTGTGTTATGGACGACCTTACCCGGGGTAACTCCGGATATGCGGTTGCTAAGTGCTGACAGGGTTCATCACATTGCTATTGCGAATCCGGCAACAGCACCTTATGGGGCAGCGGCCATGGTTATTCTTAAGAAATACCAGCTGATTCACTCAGTGGAGGGGAAACTGGTAACGGGAGAGAGTATTACGCAGGCGAGCCAGTTTATTGCTTCGGGAAATGCGGAAGTTGGGTTTACGGCGAAGTCTATTGTGATATCTGATGCGATGAAGGGGAAAGGTAAATGGATGGAGGTGAAGCGGCAGGATTATCCTCCTTTTAAACAAGCGGCGGTTTTATTGAAGGACAATGCGGCTGCGAGGCAGTTTTATGACTTCCTGTATTCGGCCCAGGCAAAGAAAATATTTGAGCAATTCGGATATATTGTACAATGATAGAGGCAGCACCTATAATTTTGACGTTACAGCTGGCACTGTTTACGACGGTTATTTTATTCTTTATTGCTATTCCCATAGCGTGGTGGTTGACGCAAAAGCCTTCGATCTTTAAAACGGTGATGGAAGTGGTGGTGAGTATGCCGTTGGTATTGCCGCCTTCTGTGATTGGGTTTTATTTGTTGATGGCTTTCAGGCCGGAGGCGTTTTTGGCGAAGTATATGCATGTAAGGCTGGCGTTTTCATTTGAGGGATTGTTGATAGGGTCTTTATTGTATAGTTTGCCTTTTATGGTGCATCCGATACAGTCGGGGTTGGCTTCATTGCCGGAGAGTTTGGGGGAGGCGGCTTATTCGTTGGGGAAGTCGAAATGGGAGACATTGAGGAGGGTGTTGTTGCCGAATATCAGGTCGTCTTTGTTGACGGGGGTTATTTTGACGTTTGCGCATACGGTGGGGGAGTTTGGGATTGTGTTGATGGTAGGGGGGAATATTCCGGGGAGGACCAGGACGGCGGCGATTGCGATTTATGATTTAAATGATACGTTTCATTACAGGGAGGCGAATGTTTATGCGGTGGTGTTGATAGGGATTTCGTTTGTGGTGTTGTTGGGGATGTATCTGGTGAATAGGAGAATGAGGAGGAGTGATTATTTTTAGTGGAGGTGTTTATTTAGGGACGATGAGAAGAGTGATTATTTTCAGGTGATGTATAGAGGTATTATTTAGGGAGGATGAGAGGAGTGATTATTTTCAGGTGAGGTATAGAGGTGTTATTTAGGGAGGATGAGAGGAGTGATTATTTTCAGGTGAGGTATAGAGGTATTATTTATTGAGGCGAGGATAGCATAGATCAAACATTTTACTATGGTAAAATTATCGTTGCAAAAGCATTTACATACTGCTGATGGAAAGTTGCTTCTTCATCTGGATATGGCATTAAAAAAAGGGGAGTTTGTAAGTTTATATGGCGCTTCAGGCGTTGGTAAGACGAGTATATTGCGAATGCTGGCGGGGTTTATGCACCCGGATAGTGGGAGTGTTAGTGTGGAGGGAGCCATGTGGTTTGATAGTAGTCGTAAAATAAATGTGCGTCCGCAGCGAAGGAATGCCGGCATGGTGTTTCAGGATTATGCGTTGTTTCCGAATATGACTGTGCGGGAAAATATTGCTTTTGCTTTGAAAAAAAACGAGCCTACGGGTATTGTAGATGAATTGCTGGATGTAACAGGGTTGACCAAGCTGGCATCGAGAAAGCCACAGGGGCTTTCAGGCGGACAAAAGCAACGGGTAGCACTGGCGAGAGCGATTGCACAAAGGCCAGCGCTGTTATTATTGGATGAGCCTTTGTCGGCGATTGACAGGGAGCTGCGGCTGTCATTGCAGGAGACTTTGCAGGATGTGCATAGAAGATATCATTTGACGACTATTATGGTGAGTCATGATGTGGAAGAGATTGTGAAGTTATCTGATAAGGTGATACATATTGTAAATGGGGGTGGTGTGGAGTATGCTTCACCGGCTGCGTTTTTTGATTTGCGGAAGGGGAATATGGCGGATGTGCTAAAGGGGAATGTGCTGGACGTGCTGAAGGGGAATCCGGCGGAATCGCTGAAGAAAGATCTGTCTGATGAGCAAGAGGAGAATATGTCTGATGTGTACCGAGGGAATGTGGTGGACGTGCGAAAGGAAGGCAATCAAACATATGTAACAGTGTTGGTTGAAAATGGTGTTTTGAATGTCGGGGATAAGGTGAAGTTTGAACGGGAATAATAGCTTTTTCAAAAGCTTCAAATTATGTGAAATACCTATTTTGCATATCAATCGGGTTTCTTCATCATCATCTCCTCCTACTGTTTATAATCCGAATACCGTTCCTCCCTCCTGCTATTCAATTTCAGATACATCCTCTTCTGCTGGTTATCCAGGATCACATTGAAATGATTCTACAACTGGTTTCCCAATAGTGTACAGCTTCCCTGCGGTGTTGCCGGATTAGCAGTATTCGTTACAATATCTTTGAATCGTTCCCCTCCTATTTCCGCGTCCAACCAGACAATCATTTTGCCATTAAGCATTTGTAATTCATGTAATTGAGCCCAATTCCTCTTTTGTCAGGTAAAGTTCTCTCCTATCAGCATCGTGCCATCTCTGCCTGTATCAAATAATGTCCAGTATGTATAGTGCCGCCCGTTATGGTAAAATGAAACTTCCAGCTTCGGCCGGTTTTTGTAGCGATTAAACCAGTCAATTTGCATTGCACAAGATCGTGAGGGCTGGGAGGCCGACGGTAGTTTGGGCATTGCCTGGAACTCTTTGCTGTGAGCAGGGGTATTTCTGCCTTTTGTAGTGATTGCACGACAGGTGGTAGATATAGCAGCGGCAGGAACGTGGACTTGAGGTGGAGGTAGAATATAGAGGTTTTTGCGGGAATCAGGAATGTTTGGGGAATGAGTGAGGGACAGGGCTTGCCTGCAAATGTAAAGTATGTTTCTTTTTGATTGGATTCACTTGTATATATTTCGTTTGGCGGGATGGGGATTATTCTCTTTGGGTGAAGGGGGTATTTTTCGAAGGCATTGTTATATGTGCAATATATATGGAGGCATTTAATACAGGTATTTCCTCTTCCTGTATGTCTATGATTTCTCCTGCTCCATTTACAATAATTAATGTCCCATTTCCGGGAATGCAAATCTTTTCATCCGCGGTAAAAATGCCGGTACCGATTACCTTTCTGGTGGTGAAATCAATCCTTACAGCAATGATCATCCCTTCTTTATTATATTTATTTTTTGTAAAGCGGTACCCTTTGATAGCTTTTATGTCCTGACCTCCTGAGGGAATGAGTCGTTTTGTCAGCCTGTTGACGTGACCGCCATCGCAGGTGAAATCCAGGATGGGGACAATGGCCTTCCTGATGAAGGCGGCGGTAGAACTGGCCATGCCGAAGCGTTGAGCAGCACGTTTGGTACCGGGGGATTGACACACCTTTTCGGGGAGGCTACGAAGGAAAAAGTCCGTTTTGCGCTTTACACCGATCTTTTTACCTAACCGGCGGCTGAAGGTGAGGATGCAAGTTTGTTTTGCCATAGAAATATATATAGTGAGAGATAAAGATAAGGATCCAGCAGGAAGGTGTTTTCAGGCGGAATTAACGGGTTTCTAATGGTTGTTTGACTTCTATATTCCATTTTTAACCAGCGAAAGAAGAAGCTATGAAAAATGACTAATAGCGGTCAAAGGCGGATTAGATATTTTCGAATTCTACAGCAAATATTCCTACATATCGGTTGATATTCTGAAGCAGGATGCTGCTAATCAGCTTGATTTTCAATTTGTGGATCTAAAGAAGGAAACACCTGTGGTGGGGTATGACGCAGTGGTGTATATGGGTAAAGCGTGATTTTAAGATGGCTGTGCCGATTGTAAGATTTTACTGGTTGGGACAGGTGGCGGCGTATTTTTTTCCGGGTACGGCTTTGGTGGATCAGGGGTTTGTGGAGATGCCGCCGGTGCAATTGATTGTATTTATTGTGACAAGAGTTGGGTATCTATTTGTATCTTTCTTTAATGGAAAAACAAACAACGTTTCAACAATTTGCTGACCGGGTAGTAGATCTGCTATCTGCCGATGATGTTGTGGTAGGGTTGGCAGCTGGGGGGTCATGGATAGGTGGTCAGCTGGATGAATATTCTGATATTGATTTTGTATTGGTGACGAGGGAGGCAATTGGAGGCAATAAGGAAATGATGATGGGGTATGCGGAGCGGTTTGGGCATTTGCTCAATGCGTTTACAGGGGAGCATTTGGGTGAGCCAAGGTTGTTAATTTGTTTGTATGATGCGCCTTTGTTGCATGTGGATATAAAGTTTGTTACGCTGGAAGAGTTTGGGCAAAGGGTGGAGGATCCGGTGCTTTTATTGGATAAAGGAGGGCGGTTACAGGAGGTACTGGAACAGACGACTGCGCATTTTCCACATCCTGCGTATCAGTGGATAGAAGACAGGTTTTGGATATGGATACATTATACGTTACTGAAAGTGGGGCGGGGAGAGTATTTTGAGGCGTTGGAGTCGTTGGGGTATATGCGTAATGTGGTGTTGGGGCCATTAATGCATATAAAAAACGGGAATGAGCCGAGGCGGTTGAGGAGGGTAGAAACGTTGTGCCGGGCGGAGGAAATAGCGGGATTGCAGGCGACACTGGCGGGGTATGACAGGGAAGAGATATATGCGGCATTGAGGCAGGTGGTGAAGTTGTATAGGCAGTTGAGGGAGGAGATATATGGTGCGGAGGTGGAGTTGCGAAGGGCGAGTGAGGAGCGGGTGATTGCGTATTTTGATTCGATAGATTGATAATTAAGGACTTCAGATTTTTTCTGAAGTTTTTTTTTGTTCTTTTTTTACTGCGTAGAAAGACTGCGCAGCGCGGTGGTAATTTTGTTTTATCAACGGGAGAGGAAATGAAAGATGGAATCTCCTGGGGATGTAACCCCGAAGCTTAAGTTATCTTTTTGTTGTTTGTTACCTCATTTTTGAAGGTTGTAGCGGAGTATTTGTAGCAAAAGGCGCAGATAGCTATGACTGGATAATGTTAGCCCCAAAAGCATCCATTGTATTGTTTATGCCCCCGGGAGGTACCTGAAGTATCTCTCAACGGACTGGTAGTTCAGTTGGTTAGAATTGTGGATTGTCGATCCATCGGTCGCGGGTTCGAGTCCCGTCCGGTCCGCAAGCTTTAAAGCCTTCAAGTCGAAAGATTTGGAGGCTTTTTTGGGTTTAGATGATTAATAGAATATATCCAATCCTCAATAGTATTTCATCAATTCACAACAATGCAGTTCTGCAATTTCTCTTCCTATTTGCGTTTGCGCCTTATACTAAGTAGTTAAATTTAAATGCTAAAAAACTTATCTTTCCCCCAATTTTATAACTACACATGAACCCACAATCTGTGAAACGCATCGGGGGCAAACTCGCAACACAACCTCTATTTGTCCCCTTCCTGCTTATGGAATTCTATCTCCTTTTCATGGAAACCCGTGGCGATTTTGCAAATGGCATCCTTTTTTTCATAAGAGAGCAATTCAATTCTTCCCAAAACATTCTGGTTATCATCATATTTTTAGTTAATTATTGCTAATAAACGCATAAATCTTAGATAAATCCTCCATAAATAGGTTCCGGGTAGAGCGGTTCGTTGCCTCCCCGCTCCCCCACAGATCCGTACGAGCGGATTTCCCGCATACGGTTCCTCTATTTACGGTTTCGCTATGAGGATGCTAAGACTGCCTTCGTCTTTCTCCTTATCTTCGATTTCTCTCGATGCGGATACCTCCCGGTATTACCTTTTCTTAGCGTATCGCGAGGTGGTAATACAAACCTTGGATACCTGGATTGTTTGTTGTTCGGTAAATCCTTTTTTTTTTAAAAAAAACCGACTTCCGTTCGGAGACGTTAGGCTCTCCTGCGTTCCCGTATTACCCCAATCTGCCTTTGATATGTTCTCAGACCCCGGTCGAATCGCCCCCACTCGTCTGTAACGCAGGTTTGATGTTGCCTTAGCTTTTCGAACAGCTAAAGCTTCAACATCGTGGACAGTTTCGAGGCTCAATAGCATACCTTCAGCAGTCGCTGTCTACGCTTCGTGCCATCATCTCTAATGACTACGCAAGACTCGCTTCCGGTGGTTGACTAAACCTTGTCGGGCAGGATTGGTCACCTGTCGGGTAATTTCGAGGCGTTTCATCTATAAATCCCCGCCTCACGGACTTTGCACAGCGCAATCGAATGTTGTCCCCTCCAGCCCCTAAAGAAACCTGACGTTTCGAAAAATTTAAAGGCCATCAAGTCGAAAGATTTGATGGCCTTTATAATATTGGGGTACAACTGCAAAAACCTTTCAATTAACTTTATTTATTAATTCCAATCTGTATGCTATTTTTTTTAATGATTGGACACTATTTTTTTGAAATTATCTTATTAATTCGGTTTAGCTTTTCTTACTTTTGTTAAGTTAGCATTTAAACGTTGCCGAATGGTTATAAACCTATACCTTAGGACCCCTGAGAAGTTTATACATAAAATTTGCAACGAGGCTCTAGCCAGGCTGTATGCGACCCATTAAAATGCATTGTTCAGGTAACTTCGAGGCGAATTAACATAGTAACCTTTCCACAAGACAAGTTATATGAGTATTAAGTTCTATTATCTATTACGGCATTTATTAACAGATAAGGAGGAATTGTTCTGTCAAAACTGTTTACAGACATGCCTGATATATTATCATTGCCATAAACGGGGATTATAGTGTCTATTCATAGACAACTTTTATTGGAACCCCATTTAACTGAATTTCAAAATTAATTGTAGCATGAAACTCCTCTATACCCTACTATCCTTTACTGTCATTATATCACCTTTTTATGTGAAAGCACAGAATAATTACCCTAATGGTTCCTCGCTTCCAACTGCTACGCCGGTTAGTAAACCTGGCGCCACCACGGACGCAAACCAACCTAATTATGTTACCACCTGGGAACCCAATATGCCTATTAGCGATACGGCGAATGTTGTTAATAAGGACCGGACAATCAGAGAAGTAAGACAATCTACTACCTATTATGACGGTTTAGGACGTGTAAAACAGGCAGTCACCAAGGGAGCCTCTTTTGGAGGAAGGGACATGGTGTTACCATATGTATACGATGCTTATGGGCGTGAACAATATATATACATGCCCTATGCCCAAACAACCGATAATACCAATGATGGTAAATTTAAAACGAATCCGTTTTCTGCACAGGAAACCTTCTATAAAAACGCTACTCTAAATCCAGGAATGGCAGGTGAAAGCATTTTTTACAGGACAGTAGAATATGAAGCATCACCGTTGAACAGAGTAGTGAAAAATTACGCTGCCGGCAATAGCTGGAATACTCATGCAACTGAAAACAAGCATATGATTAATTCTGTGGCAGACTCTGTACGAATATGGAATATGGATACTGGTATTCCAATAAGCCCGGGGGTCTATGCTGCCGGTCAATTATTTAAAGAAGTATTCATAGATGAACAGCAAAACCAGATAGTTGTATTCAGGGATAAAGAAAGTAATGTAGTGCTAAAGAAAGTACAGCAATCTACTAATTATACTGCCCATGTGGGCTGGTTATGTACTTATTATGTATATAATGACAATAGTCAGGTAGGCTTTGTGATCCCTCCTGTAGCGACCAATTATGCAATGATTAATAACTGGAGTAAGGTAAGCGATGTGGCTAAAGAATTGTGCTATCGTTATGTATATGACTATCGTAATCGATTGGTAGTCGAAGAAATACCGGGGCATGGAGAGGTATATAAAGTATATGATCTTCGTGACCGGCTTGTTTTTACACAGGATGCTGAGCAACGAGCAAAGTCACCTATGGAATGGTATACAGTATTTTACGATAATACGAATCGTACTGTTATGACCGCCATTTATAAAAGTAATACTACGAGGGAAGCTTTGCAAACAGCTATGAATTCCGCTACGGCTACTTCGTCTATTTCTTACCAGGCCCCTGTGGAAAAAGAGCTGACTTTATATGCTGATGATGGCAGCACAAACTATAATGCAACCGATAATATTTATTTTATGCCTGGCTTTGAATCCATTACAAATGCATCGTTTGAAGCTACAATAGTCACACCTACTTCTGGAATTTCTACCAGTATGACAACTACCTATTCGTTGCCTGGCATCAATATTTCTTCAATAACGCCATTAATTTATATGTATTATGATAATTATAATTATCCAGGTGTATATAAATTGAAGACTGATGATTTTGCAAAGTTGATTGTAGAAGACAGCCTTTATCCTGAGCCGTTTTCAGGAAACTATAGTACGCTCTCAAATGACCTTCCCACAGGAATGAAAGTTCGTGTGCTTGGTACTGATCAATGGATCATGACGACTACTTATTATAATGACAAAAGTAGGCCTATACAAGTAATCAGCAGCAACAGCGTAGGGGGAAAAGATATAACGACCTTTTTATACAGCTTTGGTGGCAATATCCTGGCAAACTACATGAGGCACCAGGCCCCTAAAAACATTATTCCTGAAATTAGGTTGTTAACCACTCTGACATATGATCATCGGGATAGATTAATCAGTGTGACAAAGAAGCTAAATGATGACTCAAGGTTTGAACGGACCATTGCAACTTATACGTATGATGAGCTGAACCGGGTGAGTAAGAAACGGTTGGGTATTTCAAATGGTGGTACACCAATAGACTCAATGATACTGACGTACAATGTACGTGGTTGGTTAAATAGTATCAATAAAGATTATGTAGGAACGGATGGTAGCCTGAAAAATTGGTTTGGGGAAGAACTGAGTTATGACTATGGATTTACCTCTAATTACTATAATGGTTCTATAGCCGGTAAAAAATGGAAGACCCGCTCAGATGGTATTCCGCGTTCTTATGGTTATTCTTATGATAAAACAAACCGTTTAACGGCGGCAGATTTTTCACAGCAGGATGTAGCTGGGGCAGCCTGGGGTAATGTTAAGATGGATTTCTCTGTAAATAACCTGGCGTACGATGCTAATGGAGGCATACAAAGGATGGTACAGCAGGGGATGAATGGTCTTTCCAAAGAGACAATGGATAATCTGACTTATCAATATGCTAATCATTCT
This Chitinophaga sancti DNA region includes the following protein-coding sequences:
- a CDS encoding putative quinol monooxygenase, encoding MKSIKIVAKFKVTPANKEAVLASILKCAELSRAEDGNIYYDVTAHVSNPDIIVILEEWKSQAAIDFHNSTAHFKELVESIAGKAEITIDVLTLIN
- the modA gene encoding molybdate ABC transporter substrate-binding protein, which gives rise to MKLRLLLLVCAFFITVGGQAQNKIIVAVAANMQYTIEALKTAFNKGNKAEIEVVSGASGKLAQQIIAGAPFDIFISADTAFPARVQAAGLAVAPPRTYAQGILVLWTTLPGVTPDMRLLSADRVHHIAIANPATAPYGAAAMVILKKYQLIHSVEGKLVTGESITQASQFIASGNAEVGFTAKSIVISDAMKGKGKWMEVKRQDYPPFKQAAVLLKDNAAARQFYDFLYSAQAKKIFEQFGYIVQ
- the modB gene encoding molybdate ABC transporter permease subunit, with the translated sequence MIEAAPIILTLQLALFTTVILFFIAIPIAWWLTQKPSIFKTVMEVVVSMPLVLPPSVIGFYLLMAFRPEAFLAKYMHVRLAFSFEGLLIGSLLYSLPFMVHPIQSGLASLPESLGEAAYSLGKSKWETLRRVLLPNIRSSLLTGVILTFAHTVGEFGIVLMVGGNIPGRTRTAAIAIYDLNDTFHYREANVYAVVLIGISFVVLLGMYLVNRRMRRSDYF
- a CDS encoding ABC transporter ATP-binding protein; the protein is MVKLSLQKHLHTADGKLLLHLDMALKKGEFVSLYGASGVGKTSILRMLAGFMHPDSGSVSVEGAMWFDSSRKINVRPQRRNAGMVFQDYALFPNMTVRENIAFALKKNEPTGIVDELLDVTGLTKLASRKPQGLSGGQKQRVALARAIAQRPALLLLDEPLSAIDRELRLSLQETLQDVHRRYHLTTIMVSHDVEEIVKLSDKVIHIVNGGGVEYASPAAFFDLRKGNMADVLKGNVLDVLKGNPAESLKKDLSDEQEENMSDVYRGNVVDVRKEGNQTYVTVLVENGVLNVGDKVKFERE
- a CDS encoding nucleotidyltransferase domain-containing protein, coding for MEKQTTFQQFADRVVDLLSADDVVVGLAAGGSWIGGQLDEYSDIDFVLVTREAIGGNKEMMMGYAERFGHLLNAFTGEHLGEPRLLICLYDAPLLHVDIKFVTLEEFGQRVEDPVLLLDKGGRLQEVLEQTTAHFPHPAYQWIEDRFWIWIHYTLLKVGRGEYFEALESLGYMRNVVLGPLMHIKNGNEPRRLRRVETLCRAEEIAGLQATLAGYDREEIYAALRQVVKLYRQLREEIYGAEVELRRASEERVIAYFDSID
- a CDS encoding DUF6443 domain-containing protein; protein product: MKLLYTLLSFTVIISPFYVKAQNNYPNGSSLPTATPVSKPGATTDANQPNYVTTWEPNMPISDTANVVNKDRTIREVRQSTTYYDGLGRVKQAVTKGASFGGRDMVLPYVYDAYGREQYIYMPYAQTTDNTNDGKFKTNPFSAQETFYKNATLNPGMAGESIFYRTVEYEASPLNRVVKNYAAGNSWNTHATENKHMINSVADSVRIWNMDTGIPISPGVYAAGQLFKEVFIDEQQNQIVVFRDKESNVVLKKVQQSTNYTAHVGWLCTYYVYNDNSQVGFVIPPVATNYAMINNWSKVSDVAKELCYRYVYDYRNRLVVEEIPGHGEVYKVYDLRDRLVFTQDAEQRAKSPMEWYTVFYDNTNRTVMTAIYKSNTTREALQTAMNSATATSSISYQAPVEKELTLYADDGSTNYNATDNIYFMPGFESITNASFEATIVTPTSGISTSMTTTYSLPGINISSITPLIYMYYDNYNYPGVYKLKTDDFAKLIVEDSLYPEPFSGNYSTLSNDLPTGMKVRVLGTDQWIMTTTYYNDKSRPIQVISSNSVGGKDITTFLYSFGGNILANYMRHQAPKNIIPEIRLLTTLTYDHRDRLISVTKKLNDDSRFERTIATYTYDELNRVSKKRLGISNGGTPIDSMILTYNVRGWLNSINKDYVGTDGSLKNWFGEELSYDYGFTSNYYNGSIAGKKWKTRSDGIPRSYGYSYDKTNRLTAADFSQQDVAGAAWGNVKMDFSVNNLAYDANGGIQRMVQQGMNGLSKETMDNLTYQYANHSNKLAAVTDGNTKTTTTLGDFINGTNTGDDYTYNLNGNLNSDENRNISSITYNYLNLPDVITVRGKGTITYQYDALGNKIRKIVVNNGSGTTVKTVTDYSGGFTYQNDSLRTIGQEEGRIRPLYITGKPVSYAFDYFEKDHLGNIRMVLTDQPDSSAYAATMETENNTIESATFSNIETTRVETPAGYNQAGSTTINKYVAKTNNSGNKIGPSIVLRVMAGDTIQIGADAFYKSSASVGNTNNSPVSSIVTGFLQALKGSSATNGEHSLTAADNSVITSSLNNNDYSQLINSDNGDTDSNRPKAYLNYVLFDDQFNMVNQNSGLKRIAVNPDAVQHLGVDKMVIQRTGFLYIYTDNETTENVYFDNVQVLLLNGPALEETHYYPYGLTMEAISYNALKGMNYEENKYKFNGIELNQDLGLNQYDAFYRNYDPQIGRWMEIDPKPNESSSLYSGMGNNPVLLSDLLGDTAIVGTMTLPVVVVNGRSYRKDDLIQALVDQWSRISGLDLSVINNSIQNNGIKTNKGISMEARANILKALGEGKIYIDFRGGGSKTLPHWAFNIVDPQTDYIIIDPNQIEKFVMGTSSDLDPMTFGIGMAVLHEMEHTFLFNNLTHNGYTVFYLGNIDRSDERMNRIRVELGANWGQRLSYKLETFGRNSYLPMSKSALQLLQTAAKYKEIRRKAITPFGAFNAESKIVLPTKGVIIYRN